In Prosthecochloris sp. GSB1, the following proteins share a genomic window:
- the lipA gene encoding lipoyl synthase — MKIRRKPEWLKMRLSGTAHFASTRKLIASYGLNTVCRSALCPNLHECWSSGTATFLLLGDTCTRGCRFCAVKTAADPPEPDPDEPEKIARAVKEMNLSHVVLTSVTRDDLRDGGAKAWVAAIQSVRSVNPDVTLECLIPDFRGDRRALDEVMSSAPDVLNHNVETVPELYAAVRPQADYRQSLDVLRLARTEYGLRTKSGLMVGLGESVGQVREVIGDLRSIGCDHLTIGQYLQPTAAHFPVHEYVTPEQFDEYRRYALRSGIGSVQSAPFVRSSYHAAENT; from the coding sequence ATGAAGATCAGGAGAAAACCCGAATGGCTCAAGATGCGGCTTTCAGGAACCGCGCATTTCGCCTCCACCAGGAAGCTTATCGCCAGCTACGGCCTCAACACTGTCTGCCGTTCCGCGCTGTGTCCCAACCTGCATGAATGCTGGTCCTCGGGAACGGCGACGTTTCTCTTGCTCGGTGATACCTGCACGAGGGGCTGTCGCTTCTGCGCCGTAAAGACGGCGGCCGACCCTCCTGAACCCGATCCGGACGAGCCGGAAAAGATCGCTCGCGCCGTGAAGGAGATGAACCTTTCGCACGTCGTGCTGACTAGCGTCACCAGGGACGACCTTCGCGACGGAGGGGCGAAGGCATGGGTTGCTGCGATCCAGTCCGTCCGGTCGGTCAATCCCGACGTTACGCTGGAATGCCTGATCCCCGATTTCCGGGGAGACCGCCGGGCCCTCGACGAAGTGATGTCCTCCGCTCCCGACGTGCTGAACCATAACGTCGAGACCGTACCGGAACTCTACGCCGCCGTCCGTCCCCAGGCGGACTATCGGCAGTCGCTCGATGTCCTTCGCCTGGCGCGCACGGAGTACGGTCTGAGGACCAAGTCGGGATTGATGGTCGGTCTGGGAGAATCCGTCGGGCAGGTACGGGAGGTCATTGGTGATCTTCGGTCCATCGGATGCGATCATCTAACTATCGGACAGTATCTGCAGCCCACCGCGGCCCATTTCCCCGTTCACGAGTACGTGACCCCGGAACAGTTCGACGAATACCGGCGCTACGCGCTCCGATCGGGTATCGGCAGCGTGCAGTCGGCGCCGTTCGTGCGAAGTTCCTATCATGCGGCTGAAAACACATAA
- a CDS encoding response regulator transcription factor: MRILVIEDEPGIARFLKDGLEEEHFAVDLAFNGKDGLAMALTNDYDLLIVDWMLPGLNGIDVCRRFRKEQAGVPVLMLTARDTTDDAVFGLEAGANDYIRKPFAFEELLARIRTNLRSSVPEASVLEAEGLRMDLKAHRVTCGEQDIPLTPKEFALLEYLLRNRGRVCTRSRIIEHVWDIHFDADTTVIDVYINYLRKKLGTAGCCDLIGTVRGIGYTIAENRNGHDEERRS; encoded by the coding sequence ATGCGTATTCTCGTTATCGAAGATGAACCCGGAATTGCCCGGTTTCTCAAGGATGGGCTCGAGGAGGAGCACTTCGCCGTGGATCTGGCCTTCAACGGCAAGGATGGGCTGGCCATGGCGCTTACAAACGATTACGATCTCCTGATCGTCGACTGGATGCTCCCAGGGCTCAACGGCATCGACGTTTGCCGGCGGTTCCGCAAGGAACAGGCCGGCGTGCCGGTTCTCATGCTGACAGCGCGCGACACGACGGACGATGCGGTGTTCGGACTCGAGGCAGGTGCGAACGACTATATCAGAAAGCCCTTCGCCTTCGAGGAACTTCTTGCCCGCATCAGGACGAACCTGAGAAGCTCAGTTCCCGAAGCCAGCGTGCTGGAGGCCGAAGGACTGCGGATGGACCTCAAGGCTCACCGGGTGACATGCGGAGAGCAAGATATCCCCCTGACCCCGAAAGAGTTCGCCTTGCTCGAATATCTTTTGAGAAACAGGGGACGGGTATGTACGAGAAGCCGCATCATCGAACATGTATGGGATATCCATTTCGATGCGGACACCACGGTCATCGACGTCTATATCAACTACCTGCGCAAAAAACTCGGTACGGCGGGATGCTGCGATCTGATCGGGACGGTAAGGGGCATCGGCTACACGATCGCTGAAAACAGGAACGGACATGACGAAGAACGACGGTCATGA
- a CDS encoding multicopper oxidase family protein — MLSLFAVSYPLSARPSGNPLPIPPLLEDNDPSPERESFNLVAQNGAREFFPGSRSATKGYNGSYLGPVLRVWRGHNVTVNIENRLNEKTTVHWHGLEVDGAMDGGPFYPHASGERWTVRFTVDQPAATLWYHPHVHGLIGEQVYRGLSGILIVEDDITENLPLPKDYGINDIPLILQDKRFDSGGNLLYKTSVADLMHGMFGNTMVVNGAVNPYLDVGARKIRFRLINGSNARTFELSLSDGSSFKQIATDGGLLEQPFETRRLVLSPGERAEIIADFSGYKEGSTLSLVTPGLEVLRLHVTGTAKDDTRIPKKMVSIAPIQESSAEKKRTFVLEQMGPNVTINGKRFSMNRIDEKVRFGATEIWEIRNAGMGGMMGPGRNFMSRFRGMMMMRGGMAHPFHIHGIRFQVLERNGQKPSPAEQGWKDTVLLYPGDNVRVIAKFMRKGAFVYHCHILEHDDLGMMGSFVVE, encoded by the coding sequence ATGCTATCGCTTTTCGCCGTCTCGTATCCATTGTCCGCACGACCATCGGGCAATCCTCTCCCCATTCCGCCCTTGCTGGAGGATAACGATCCGTCGCCGGAGAGAGAGTCCTTTAATCTTGTCGCACAAAACGGCGCCCGGGAGTTTTTTCCGGGTAGCCGGTCGGCGACCAAGGGCTACAATGGCAGTTACCTTGGCCCTGTGCTCCGGGTATGGCGCGGACACAACGTCACCGTGAACATAGAAAACCGGCTGAACGAAAAAACAACCGTTCACTGGCATGGCCTGGAAGTCGACGGCGCTATGGACGGCGGCCCGTTTTACCCTCATGCATCCGGTGAGCGCTGGACGGTCCGGTTCACGGTCGACCAGCCGGCGGCAACGCTCTGGTACCATCCTCACGTGCACGGTCTTATCGGCGAACAGGTGTATCGCGGACTGTCGGGAATCCTGATCGTCGAAGACGACATTACAGAAAACCTGCCGTTGCCGAAAGACTACGGCATCAATGACATTCCGCTCATTCTTCAGGACAAGCGGTTCGATTCCGGCGGCAATCTGCTCTACAAGACCTCTGTCGCCGATTTGATGCACGGCATGTTCGGCAATACCATGGTCGTTAACGGAGCAGTGAACCCGTACCTTGACGTCGGAGCCAGGAAAATAAGGTTCCGGCTCATCAACGGCTCCAATGCGCGCACGTTTGAACTAAGCCTCAGCGACGGCAGTTCTTTCAAGCAGATCGCCACAGACGGAGGACTTCTCGAACAGCCTTTCGAAACAAGACGCCTCGTTCTGTCGCCCGGAGAACGAGCTGAAATCATCGCTGATTTTTCAGGCTATAAAGAAGGGTCGACGCTTTCGCTTGTCACTCCGGGGCTGGAAGTTCTCCGGCTGCATGTGACCGGAACAGCGAAGGACGACACGAGAATTCCGAAAAAAATGGTCTCCATAGCTCCCATACAGGAATCATCCGCAGAAAAAAAACGAACGTTCGTTCTCGAACAGATGGGACCGAACGTCACCATCAACGGCAAACGGTTTTCCATGAACCGTATCGATGAAAAGGTCAGGTTTGGAGCAACCGAAATCTGGGAAATCCGCAATGCGGGCATGGGCGGCATGATGGGCCCGGGACGAAATTTCATGAGCCGTTTCCGGGGAATGATGATGATGAGAGGCGGCATGGCGCATCCGTTCCACATTCACGGCATCAGGTTTCAGGTTCTGGAGCGTAACGGCCAAAAGCCTTCTCCGGCTGAACAAGGCTGGAAAGACACGGTGCTGCTCTACCCCGGCGATAACGTGAGAGTCATCGCAAAATTCATGCGGAAAGGGGCGTTCGTCTACCATTGCCATATTCTCGAACATGACGACCTGGGCATGATGGGTTCATTTGTCGTCGAGTGA
- a CDS encoding SDR family oxidoreductase → MRYNGTVLVAGATGRTGRWVVRRLQHYGIDFRLFVRSGEKAVETFGPEIVDRLSVGSVENDAEVDAAVMNVDAVICALGGNVMDPKAPSPAAIDRDGVIRLADRSKKRGVSRFILISSLAVTKPDHPLNKYGNVLTMKLEGEDEVRRLFGTKDFGYTVLRPGGLVDESEPLMHKMIFDTGDRMETGRIDRSDVAEAAVEALWIPAAHNLTFELIQGEEARQDSFEKFYRDLAAG, encoded by the coding sequence ATGAGATATAATGGAACGGTGCTTGTTGCGGGGGCTACCGGCAGGACGGGCAGATGGGTTGTCCGGCGTTTGCAGCATTACGGAATCGACTTTCGGCTGTTCGTGCGTTCTGGAGAAAAAGCAGTCGAAACGTTCGGACCGGAAATCGTCGACCGGCTGAGTGTCGGCAGCGTCGAAAACGATGCCGAAGTCGATGCGGCCGTCATGAACGTGGACGCCGTCATCTGCGCCCTCGGCGGCAACGTCATGGATCCAAAAGCCCCCTCCCCGGCCGCTATCGACCGCGATGGCGTTATTCGACTTGCCGATCGATCGAAAAAGCGGGGTGTTTCACGCTTTATTCTCATCAGTTCACTCGCCGTGACGAAGCCCGACCATCCTCTGAACAAGTACGGCAACGTACTGACCATGAAGCTCGAGGGGGAGGATGAAGTCCGGCGGCTCTTCGGAACAAAGGATTTCGGGTATACCGTTTTGCGTCCGGGAGGTCTCGTCGACGAGAGCGAACCGCTCATGCACAAGATGATATTCGACACGGGAGACCGGATGGAAACCGGACGCATCGACCGGAGCGACGTGGCAGAGGCCGCGGTAGAGGCGCTCTGGATTCCGGCTGCGCACAACCTCACCTTTGAACTCATACAGGGCGAAGAGGCGCGGCAGGATTCGTTCGAGAAATTCTACAGGGATCTTGCGGCAGGTTGA
- a CDS encoding SDR family NAD(P)-dependent oxidoreductase, translating to MKQGNKSLGIVVTGGSKGLGYALAREFLEHGDRVVICARDRDGVEQAVASLRADVRSAEVYGIAFDVRTKDDLAHFKSFVFSRLGQVDRWINNAGTAGRRKAPLWEIDPDDMMETTATNLFGSMLLSKTAVEIMSRQPCEELPRYHIFNMGFSDFGARFSRSNIPHKASKLGVAALSRFLEKELSENGQKSIGVHELSPGLVKTGLLMRDTREETAAFLDLAADDPKKVAAVLAQKIRAAHGTASRIRYRSVPSMVAHMLARLVWRKASKIKERLLPSLMELMKGKGRSTGKP from the coding sequence GTGAAGCAGGGAAACAAGAGCTTGGGAATAGTCGTCACAGGCGGGAGCAAAGGGCTCGGATACGCTCTCGCTCGTGAGTTTCTCGAGCATGGCGACCGTGTCGTCATCTGTGCCCGCGACCGGGACGGGGTCGAGCAAGCAGTGGCCTCCCTCAGGGCCGACGTCAGGAGCGCCGAAGTCTACGGTATTGCGTTCGATGTGCGAACAAAAGACGATCTCGCGCACTTTAAATCGTTCGTGTTCAGCAGGCTGGGACAGGTCGATCGGTGGATAAACAATGCTGGAACTGCCGGAAGACGCAAGGCTCCGCTGTGGGAAATCGATCCCGACGATATGATGGAAACCACCGCGACGAACCTTTTCGGATCGATGCTGCTGTCAAAAACAGCGGTGGAAATCATGAGCCGGCAGCCCTGTGAAGAATTGCCGCGCTATCACATCTTCAACATGGGTTTCTCGGACTTCGGAGCACGGTTCTCCCGCTCGAACATACCGCACAAGGCTTCGAAACTCGGCGTTGCCGCGCTTAGCCGTTTTCTCGAAAAGGAACTGTCAGAAAATGGCCAGAAAAGCATCGGTGTTCACGAACTGAGCCCCGGCCTGGTGAAAACCGGTCTGCTCATGCGTGACACCAGGGAGGAAACCGCCGCGTTCCTGGACCTTGCAGCCGATGACCCGAAAAAAGTCGCGGCGGTCCTGGCTCAAAAGATCCGCGCGGCGCACGGTACGGCTTCGCGAATCCGCTACCGCTCCGTTCCGTCAATGGTCGCGCACATGCTCGCCAGGCTCGTTTGGCGAAAAGCCAGCAAGATCAAGGAAAGACTTCTGCCATCCTTAATGGAACTCATGAAAGGGAAGGGGAGAAGCACAGGAAAACCATAG
- a CDS encoding sensor histidine kinase, producing the protein MTKNDGHERLKRRFFPGKEHTLRHRIAGLSLLVTAVMLTGIFSLVYLFVQHAVFRHLDSELRQEASEFAESLRIMPEGIAVQDEREWMERSHITLDFDPKFAQAVTANPAPEIVRKTFNLYSDTLAYTPGLIAVRYFSTTVGTDPVRQMQSPLFDNANRLAGHILVAVPLREALLLLGDLHMVLLVTLPLALLVLFFATRFIAEKSIEPIERIIDTAENITRSNLDKRMLLPERRDELFRLARTINDLLDRLGGAYEREKQFNADASHELKTPLASVIGTLEVLIRKPREQRHYEERIGFCIEELRRMNRIVEQLLLLARLDGRAEKPERKPVDASRLAAIVIDRFRSQAESRNLTLSFRGKENTTCLADGAMLEIMLENLIGNAVKYASEKGSVTVTIDPAGRVVRCIVSNTGETIPEENLERLFDRFYRIDASRSSRIEGSGLGLSVVKKLADAQDIVIRVNSGKDRDGTSFILEVPAAPNDDRQTA; encoded by the coding sequence ATGACGAAGAACGACGGTCATGAACGCCTGAAACGGCGATTCTTCCCAGGAAAGGAACACACCCTGCGGCACAGGATCGCCGGCTTGAGCCTGCTTGTCACGGCTGTGATGCTCACCGGGATTTTCAGCCTGGTGTATCTTTTCGTCCAGCACGCTGTTTTCCGTCATCTGGACAGCGAACTGCGGCAGGAGGCCTCGGAGTTCGCCGAAAGCCTGCGGATCATGCCGGAGGGCATTGCCGTTCAGGATGAGCGCGAATGGATGGAACGGTCACATATCACGCTCGATTTCGATCCCAAGTTCGCGCAGGCGGTCACCGCGAACCCGGCTCCCGAAATCGTCAGGAAGACCTTCAACCTTTACAGCGACACCCTCGCCTATACTCCCGGCCTGATCGCCGTGCGGTATTTTTCGACGACCGTGGGCACGGATCCGGTCAGGCAAATGCAGTCTCCCCTTTTCGACAATGCAAACCGGTTGGCCGGTCACATTCTCGTCGCCGTGCCTTTGCGGGAAGCGCTTCTTCTGCTCGGCGACCTTCACATGGTGCTCCTCGTCACCCTGCCGCTGGCCCTCCTCGTGCTTTTCTTCGCCACACGGTTCATCGCGGAAAAAAGCATCGAACCTATCGAAAGGATTATCGATACCGCTGAAAACATCACCCGCTCGAATCTCGACAAGCGGATGCTGCTTCCTGAACGGCGCGACGAGCTGTTTCGTCTCGCGCGAACCATCAACGATCTCCTCGACAGGCTTGGCGGCGCGTACGAAAGGGAAAAGCAGTTCAACGCGGATGCCTCTCATGAGCTGAAAACCCCTCTCGCGTCCGTTATCGGCACACTGGAAGTCCTGATCCGGAAGCCAAGGGAGCAACGCCATTACGAAGAGCGGATCGGTTTCTGCATCGAGGAACTGCGGCGCATGAACAGGATTGTCGAACAGTTGCTTCTCCTCGCCAGGCTCGACGGACGCGCTGAAAAACCGGAGCGCAAGCCTGTCGACGCCTCCCGGCTCGCAGCGATCGTCATCGACCGCTTCCGGTCGCAAGCCGAATCCAGAAACCTGACGTTGTCCTTCAGAGGCAAAGAGAATACAACATGCCTGGCCGACGGAGCCATGCTGGAAATCATGCTCGAAAACCTGATCGGCAATGCAGTCAAATACGCCTCGGAAAAGGGTTCGGTAACCGTAACGATCGATCCGGCGGGCCGGGTCGTCCGTTGCATCGTCAGTAATACGGGCGAGACCATTCCGGAAGAAAATCTCGAACGGCTGTTCGACAGATTTTACCGGATCGACGCATCGAGGTCCTCACGGATAGAAGGCAGCGGCCTCGGGCTTTCAGTCGTCAAAAAACTTGCCGATGCGCAGGACATCGTCATACGTGTCAACAGCGGAAAGGATCGGGACGGAACATCCTTTATCCTCGAAGTGCCCGCCGCACCAAACGATGACCGCCAGACGGCATAA
- a CDS encoding Spy/CpxP family protein refolding chaperone, producing MNNTMRTTMNRMMKHLVIVLAFFTIAPPATLLAKPGGGPGTYRGTDPAMMSGLNLTDKQIDLLKDKRIAQRKTMIGLRSQMETLRTDLAEEASTNRPDMRRIDRISSQIGDVHGRMTAERTKGIVYLRSLLSDEQRKQLDARRLIFGMSERSTRGPRR from the coding sequence ATGAACAATACAATGAGGACAACCATGAATCGAATGATGAAACATCTTGTTATCGTTCTCGCATTTTTTACGATCGCTCCGCCGGCAACGCTGCTTGCCAAACCCGGAGGCGGACCTGGAACGTACAGGGGCACTGACCCGGCGATGATGTCCGGCCTGAACCTCACCGACAAGCAGATCGATCTGCTGAAAGACAAGAGGATCGCGCAGCGAAAGACCATGATAGGGCTTCGCTCGCAGATGGAAACGCTGCGCACCGATCTGGCCGAAGAGGCGAGCACGAACCGTCCCGACATGAGAAGGATCGACCGGATTTCTTCGCAAATCGGCGATGTTCACGGACGGATGACCGCCGAGCGCACGAAAGGCATCGTCTATCTGCGAAGTCTTCTCTCCGACGAGCAGCGCAAGCAGCTCGATGCCCGCCGCCTTATCTTCGGCATGAGTGAACGGAGTACGCGGGGACCGAGGCGATAA
- a CDS encoding anti-sigma factor family protein, with the protein MNCSDAEQMIVDRALGLADSAGERELEQHLAGCPRCRETAGQYALAADALRPAISNRLLLEPAAEVAAGAVAAAKRKGFRLRLMKVGFPALAAAAVLLAVVLSPVFFSHDQNGSSMTRFEVLQAYADDLESLASESSVDAYDEQFGYEEFGFSDADSAYLLQ; encoded by the coding sequence ATGAACTGCAGTGATGCCGAACAAATGATCGTGGACAGGGCTCTCGGACTCGCGGACTCCGCCGGGGAACGTGAACTGGAGCAGCATCTCGCCGGATGTCCGCGATGCCGGGAGACCGCAGGCCAATACGCTCTTGCCGCTGATGCCCTGCGACCCGCCATCTCGAATCGCTTGCTGTTGGAGCCTGCCGCGGAGGTCGCCGCCGGCGCGGTGGCCGCAGCGAAAAGGAAAGGGTTCCGTCTAAGATTGATGAAAGTCGGCTTCCCTGCTCTGGCGGCCGCCGCCGTGCTGCTCGCTGTCGTGCTCTCGCCGGTGTTTTTCTCGCATGATCAGAACGGCTCCAGTATGACACGCTTCGAAGTGCTCCAGGCCTACGCCGATGACCTCGAGTCCCTTGCTTCCGAAAGTTCGGTCGATGCTTACGATGAACAGTTCGGTTATGAAGAGTTTGGTTTTTCCGACGCCGATTCGGCGTATCTCCTTCAATAA
- a CDS encoding DUF4405 domain-containing protein — translation MKALTKTWTTPLMAGAFIISAFTGLLLFFHLEPGIVEPVHEWASWLIVVAALLHLLTHWKSFTEYLKKSGALLLIAGGLSVAALSLYPWVDKEENPRKKAVAMLENARIADVAPIVGSSEDLLVLRLVHNGIKVYDPEDSIEKTAERNGKDIETLFQIIFQ, via the coding sequence ATGAAAGCACTGACGAAAACATGGACGACGCCGCTGATGGCCGGGGCGTTTATCATATCGGCATTCACCGGCCTCCTGCTTTTTTTCCACCTGGAACCGGGCATCGTCGAGCCGGTTCATGAATGGGCGAGCTGGCTCATCGTGGTCGCGGCCCTGCTGCACCTGCTCACCCACTGGAAATCGTTTACGGAATATCTGAAAAAGAGCGGCGCCCTGCTGCTGATCGCCGGGGGGCTCTCCGTAGCGGCCCTGTCGCTCTACCCCTGGGTGGACAAGGAGGAAAATCCCCGGAAAAAAGCGGTGGCCATGCTCGAAAACGCCCGGATCGCCGACGTCGCCCCCATCGTCGGATCATCGGAAGATCTCCTGGTTCTCCGACTGGTGCACAACGGCATAAAGGTGTACGATCCGGAAGATTCCATCGAAAAAACCGCTGAAAGAAACGGCAAGGACATCGAGACGCTTTTTCAGATTATTTTTCAATGA
- a CDS encoding RNA polymerase sigma factor, whose protein sequence is MTGIDQDIARRFHDGDPEALENIVEAYQGAVFGIGMKMLGTVHDAKDFSQDVFVLVYEKRKRFDPERPFEPWFYKVAMNHGRERLRKRREMPRSDTMPIETVGETAGNALMQNEMRENVQTALQGLKPEYRECLALRFEADMQLQEIADTLGLPLGTVKTRLRRGLKAFREIWLKNGEKHELQ, encoded by the coding sequence ATGACAGGGATCGATCAGGATATTGCACGAAGATTTCACGACGGAGACCCCGAGGCTCTCGAAAACATTGTCGAGGCTTACCAGGGGGCGGTCTTCGGGATCGGAATGAAAATGCTTGGAACGGTCCACGATGCGAAGGATTTCAGTCAGGATGTGTTTGTGCTGGTTTATGAAAAGCGAAAACGCTTCGATCCCGAACGGCCGTTTGAACCCTGGTTTTACAAGGTTGCGATGAATCACGGCCGCGAGCGGTTACGGAAACGGCGCGAGATGCCCAGAAGCGATACGATGCCGATCGAGACGGTCGGAGAGACCGCCGGAAATGCATTGATGCAGAACGAAATGCGCGAAAACGTCCAGACGGCGTTACAGGGATTGAAACCGGAATACCGCGAGTGCCTGGCGCTGCGTTTCGAGGCCGATATGCAGCTTCAGGAGATTGCCGATACGCTCGGACTGCCGCTCGGGACGGTGAAAACACGATTACGCAGGGGCCTGAAGGCGTTCAGGGAAATCTGGCTTAAAAACGGAGAAAAACATGAACTGCAGTGA
- a CDS encoding copper-translocating P-type ATPase — protein MEHQHPSEHNSKGGHEDHHGRMAADFRRRFWISLFLTLPVLVLSPMIQAFFGLDDTLRFAGDRYLLLLLSSFVFFYGGWPFLRGLAEELAKKLPGMMTLIAVATTTAYVYSTAVALGVDGKLFFWELVTLIDIMLLGHWIEMKSVLGASRALEKLAQLMPSEAHRLTEDGRTEDVMLQELRIGDRVLIKPGEKIPVDGEVFDGESSVNEAMLTGESLPVDKKTGSEVIGGSVNGEGSLRVVVKKTGKDSFLAQMIEIVRQAKDSKSRTQNLADRAAFWLTLLALTAGILTFLVWFALMEQDVAFSLERAVTVMVITCPHALGLAIPLVVAVSTSLAARNGLLIRDRAAFELARKIDAVIFDKTGTLTEGRFGVSDVLVFDDEFDRREIFNLAASVEASSQHPLAQGIIDEADETYLAGQFTSISGKGVRAEVKGQTIMVASPGYLEEKNIGIDDRRIRQLSAEGKTVVFVLVDGKPTGAIALADIVRPESKTAVTKLRENGIRCIMLTGDNRRVAEWVAKKIGLDEVIAEVLPEEKSSRVREIQDRGLIVAMTGDGINDAPALAAADVGIAIGAGTDVAVETADIVLVKSNPLDTLAVISLAKATYSKMLQNLFWATGYNALAIPLAAGALYSFGILLNPAAGAVLMSLSTVIVAVNARLLRI, from the coding sequence ATGGAGCATCAGCATCCCTCAGAGCACAATTCGAAGGGCGGTCACGAGGATCATCACGGGCGCATGGCGGCGGATTTCCGCCGTCGGTTCTGGATATCGCTTTTCCTTACCCTGCCGGTGCTGGTGCTTTCTCCGATGATACAGGCTTTTTTCGGCCTTGACGATACGCTTCGTTTTGCCGGTGACCGATATCTGCTCCTCCTGCTTTCCTCCTTCGTGTTTTTCTATGGCGGATGGCCTTTTCTGCGCGGTCTTGCTGAGGAGCTCGCGAAGAAGCTGCCCGGAATGATGACGCTCATCGCCGTAGCGACGACAACGGCGTACGTCTACAGTACCGCCGTTGCGCTTGGTGTCGATGGAAAGCTGTTTTTCTGGGAACTGGTAACCCTGATCGACATCATGCTTCTCGGTCACTGGATCGAGATGAAATCCGTGCTCGGCGCATCCAGGGCGCTCGAAAAGCTGGCGCAGCTCATGCCGTCCGAAGCGCACCGGCTCACTGAAGATGGCCGGACAGAAGACGTCATGCTACAGGAACTCCGGATCGGCGACCGGGTACTGATCAAGCCCGGCGAAAAAATTCCAGTGGACGGAGAGGTTTTTGATGGTGAAAGCTCGGTCAATGAAGCCATGCTGACCGGAGAATCTCTTCCAGTAGACAAAAAGACTGGCTCCGAGGTCATCGGAGGTTCCGTCAACGGCGAGGGCTCGCTGCGGGTCGTTGTAAAAAAGACCGGCAAGGATTCCTTTCTCGCCCAGATGATCGAGATTGTCCGTCAGGCCAAGGACAGCAAGTCCAGAACGCAGAACCTCGCTGACAGGGCGGCATTCTGGCTGACGCTGCTTGCATTGACCGCCGGAATCCTGACGTTTCTCGTCTGGTTCGCCCTGATGGAACAGGATGTCGCATTCAGTCTTGAACGCGCGGTTACCGTCATGGTGATAACCTGTCCCCATGCTCTCGGTCTCGCCATACCGCTGGTGGTCGCCGTATCTACGTCGCTTGCCGCCCGAAACGGCCTGTTGATCCGTGACCGCGCCGCATTCGAACTTGCGAGAAAGATCGATGCGGTGATTTTCGACAAGACGGGCACTCTGACCGAGGGGCGGTTCGGCGTGAGTGACGTGCTGGTTTTCGACGATGAATTCGACCGACGGGAAATATTCAACCTTGCAGCATCGGTCGAGGCAAGCTCGCAGCATCCACTGGCGCAGGGAATCATCGATGAAGCGGATGAGACATATCTGGCGGGACAGTTCACCTCGATATCAGGCAAGGGGGTAAGGGCCGAAGTCAAGGGCCAAACGATTATGGTGGCGAGCCCCGGTTATCTCGAGGAAAAGAACATAGGGATCGACGACCGTCGAATCCGTCAGCTCTCCGCCGAAGGCAAAACCGTTGTATTCGTGCTGGTCGACGGTAAGCCGACGGGAGCCATCGCCCTTGCCGATATCGTTCGTCCGGAGTCGAAAACCGCCGTTACGAAACTCAGGGAGAACGGTATTCGCTGTATCATGCTGACCGGCGACAATCGGCGGGTCGCGGAATGGGTGGCGAAGAAAATCGGCCTCGACGAGGTTATCGCCGAGGTGCTGCCCGAAGAAAAATCATCCAGGGTTCGGGAAATTCAGGACAGGGGCTTGATCGTGGCCATGACCGGAGACGGCATCAACGATGCTCCGGCGCTGGCCGCCGCAGACGTCGGTATCGCCATCGGAGCGGGAACCGATGTTGCGGTGGAAACCGCGGATATCGTGCTGGTCAAGAGCAACCCTCTCGATACCCTTGCGGTCATCAGTCTTGCAAAAGCGACCTACTCGAAAATGCTCCAGAACCTCTTCTGGGCCACAGGCTACAATGCACTGGCCATTCCTCTCGCCGCTGGAGCGCTCTACTCATTCGGCATCCTGCTCAATCCCGCGGCCGGAGCCGTGCTTATGTCGCTGAGTACGGTTATCGTGGCCGTAAACGCGCGGTTGCTCAGAATATGA
- a CDS encoding YgiW/YdeI family stress tolerance OB fold protein produces the protein MMKKSLGIATLAAVLFSMPGKAEYTGASIKAAPLIVTAKEVSKMKDDANVCLEGNIVGQLREEHYLFRDASGTIDVEIEGHLWNGVTVGQDTRIRLRGEVEREKGWTGVEAYRIEVLDPKSPSTATN, from the coding sequence ATGATGAAAAAATCACTCGGTATCGCAACGCTTGCCGCGGTACTGTTCAGCATGCCGGGAAAGGCGGAATACACCGGTGCGAGCATCAAAGCCGCTCCCCTCATTGTCACCGCAAAAGAAGTCTCAAAGATGAAAGACGACGCAAACGTCTGTCTCGAGGGCAATATCGTCGGACAGCTTCGGGAGGAGCACTATCTCTTCCGTGACGCATCGGGCACGATCGACGTGGAAATCGAGGGGCATCTCTGGAACGGTGTCACTGTCGGGCAGGACACGCGAATCAGGCTCCGCGGGGAGGTTGAACGCGAAAAAGGCTGGACCGGAGTCGAGGCCTACCGCATCGAGGTGCTCGATCCGAAAAGTCCGTCGACCGCCACGAATTGA